One Capsicum annuum cultivar UCD-10X-F1 chromosome 2, UCD10Xv1.1, whole genome shotgun sequence genomic window carries:
- the LOC107859113 gene encoding 40S ribosomal protein S14-2: MSKRRTREPKEETVTLGPSVREGELVFGVAHIFASFNDTFIHVTDLSGRETMVRITGGMKVKADRDESSPYAAMLAAQDVSQRCKELGINALHIKLRATGGNKTKTPGPGAQSALRALARSGMKIGRIEDVTPIPTDSTRRKGGRRGRRL; encoded by the exons TCGAAGAGGAGGACTAGGGAGCCAAAGGAAGAGACTGTCACTCTTGGACCTTCTGTGAGAGAGGGAGAGCTTGTTTTTGGTGTTGCTCACATTTTTGCGTCATTCAATGACACTTTCATT CACGTGACTGATTTGTCTGGAAGGGAAACTATGGTTCGTATTACTG GTGGTATGAAGGTCAAAGCTGATAGGGATGAATCTTCCCCATATGCTGCTATGCTTGCTGCACAAGATGTTTCCCAGAGATGCAAG GAGCTGGGAATCAACGCGCTTCACATTAAGCTTCGGGCCACTGGTGGAAACAAGACCAAAACTCCTGGACCTGGTGCTCAGTCTGCTCTCAGGGCTCTTGCCCGTTCAGGAATGAAAATTGGTCGTATAG AGGATGTGACTCCCATTCCTACTGATAGCACCCGCAGAAAGGGTGGTCGGAGAGGAAGAAGGCTGTAA
- the LOC107859112 gene encoding cytochrome P450 710A11 produces MASIWIMISPWTPYLFSFIALILLLEQIFYLKKKRFLPGPSLVFPFFGNVFPLVTNPTKFWDLQSALAKSTRHGFSANYTIGKFILYIHSTDLSHKVFANVRPDAFHLIGHPFGKKLFGEHNLIYLFGQEHKDLRRRIAPNFTPKALATYTDIQQRIIIKHFKSWLDEASKSPSTPIPLRLLCRDMNLDTSQIVFVGPYLNEESRRRFNVDYNYFNVGLMKLPVDLPGFAFRNARLGVGRLVETLSVCVEQSLNKMKSEEQPTCLIDFWMQENLREINEAKKNGLTKPFEYSNKELGGYLFDFLFAAQDASTSALLWALVLLDSHQNVLEKVREEVAKFWSSESDQPLTADMLREMKYLEAVAREIIRIRAPATMVPHIAGEEFRLTEDYVIPKGTIVFPSVFDSSFQGFTEPEKFDPDRFMEERQEDRVYKKNFLAFGAGPHACVGQKYAINHLMLFIAMFTALIDFKRHKTNGCDDISYIPTIAPKDDCKVFLSQRCTRFPSL; encoded by the coding sequence ATGGCATCCATTTGGATAATGATATCTCCATGGACACCTTATCTCTTCTCTTTCATAGCTCTTATACTTCTTCTTGAACaaatcttttacctcaaaaagaAGCGTTTTCTTCCTGGTCCGAGTTTAGTGTTTCCCTTTTTTGGCAACGTTTTCCCTTTAGTCACCAACCCCACCAAATTCTGGGACCTTCAATCCGCTTTAGCTAAGTCTACAAGACATGGTTTCTCAGCTAATTACACCATCGGTAAGTTCATTCTATACATCCATTCCACTGACCTCTCTCACAAGGTCTTCGCCAATGTCCGCCCCGACGCTTTCCATCTCATCGGTCACCCTTTCGGGAAAAAGCTATTCGGGGAGCATAACTTGATTTACCTATTTGGGCAAGAACATAAAGACCTCCGCCGAAGAATTGCCCCAAATTTTACCCCGAAAGCTCTTGCTACGTACACCGATATCCAACAGAGGATTATTATCAAACACTTCAAGTCCTGGTTGGATGAAGCATCTAAATCCCCTAGCACTCCAATCCCGCTTCGTCTCCTTTGCCGGGACATGAATTTAGATACTTCCCAGATCGTCTTTGTCGGTCCATACTTGAATGAAGAATCTAGAAGGCGATTCAATGTTGATTACAATTACTTCAATGTTGGGTTGATGAAACTCCCCGTTGATTTACCGGGTTTCGCTTTCAGAAACGCTAGGTTAGGAGTTGGGAGATTGGTCGAAACTCTTTCGGTTTGTGTGGAACAGAGCTTAAACAAGATGAAAAGTGAAGAACAACCTACATGCTTAATTGATTTCTGGATGCAGGAGAATTTAAGAGAGATTAACGAAGCTAAGAAAAATGGATTAACAAAGCCATTTGAGTACAGTAACAAGGAACTTGGAGGTTACCTATTCGACTTCCTCTTTGCAGCTCAAGATGCTTCTACTTCTGCTTTACTATGGGCACTGGTGCTATTGGATTCTCACCAAAATGTTCTTGAGAAAGTCCGGGAAGAAGTAGCGAAATTCTGGTCGTCGGAATCTGATCAGCCGCTGACGGCGGATATGCTCAGGGAAATGAAGTACCTAGAAGCGGTGGCGCGTGAGATTATTAGGATCAGAGCTCCGGCAACTATGGTGCCGCACATTGCCGGCGAAGAATTCCGGTTAACGGAAGATTACGTTATCCCAAAAGGGACAATTGTATTCCCGTCGGTTTTTGACTCGTCTTTCCAGGGATTTACTGAACCGGAGAAGTTTGACCCGGACCGGTTCATGGAAGAGAGACAAGAGGATCGGGTTTACAAGAAGAACTTTCTAGCATTTGGAGCTGGGCCCCATGCATGTGTGGGCCAGAAGTATGCTATCAACCACCTGATGCTTTTCATTGCTATGTTCACGGCTCTGATTGATTTCAAAAGACACAAAACCAACGGCTGTGATGATATCTCGTATATTCCTACCATTGCTCCGAAGGATGATTGTAAAGTGTTCCTTTCACAGAGATGCACACGATTCCCATCTCTTTGA